In the genome of Phycisphaerae bacterium, one region contains:
- a CDS encoding uracil-DNA glycosylase family protein, producing MRSRSQCESPCTALHDITRRLVADLRGLRFGPLVACVYNPLEYAAGSYRSYLDQYARIGVEAVFMGMNPGPWGMAQTGVPFGEVTHVRDWLGIDEPVGQPARLHPKRPVAGFACHRREVSGARLWGWVKETFGMPERFFARFFIANYCPLCFMEKSGRNLTPDKLPPRQRARLLAACDRALRDTIQVLQPRRIIGIGAFAEKRARLALADLDIPIGRIAHPSPASPVANNGWRKRIEGELKKMGIKLPG from the coding sequence ATGCGTTCTCGGTCTCAATGTGAGTCGCCTTGCACCGCCCTGCACGATATTACGCGGCGATTGGTCGCGGACCTTCGTGGTCTGCGATTCGGCCCGCTCGTCGCCTGCGTCTATAACCCGCTCGAATATGCTGCGGGGTCATACAGGAGTTACTTGGACCAGTATGCTCGCATCGGCGTGGAAGCGGTCTTCATGGGTATGAACCCCGGCCCGTGGGGCATGGCGCAGACGGGCGTGCCATTCGGCGAAGTCACGCACGTACGCGACTGGCTCGGCATCGACGAGCCCGTCGGTCAACCCGCGCGGCTGCACCCCAAGCGGCCGGTCGCCGGGTTCGCCTGTCATCGCCGCGAAGTCAGCGGCGCGCGGCTCTGGGGATGGGTGAAGGAGACCTTCGGCATGCCCGAGCGATTCTTCGCGCGCTTCTTCATCGCCAACTACTGCCCGCTATGTTTCATGGAAAAGAGCGGCCGCAACTTGACGCCCGACAAACTGCCGCCGCGGCAGCGAGCGCGCCTCCTCGCCGCCTGCGATCGCGCCCTTCGCGACACGATTCAGGTTCTTCAACCGCGCCGCATCATCGGCATCGGCGCCTTCGCGGAAAAACGCGCCCGCCTCGCGCTCGCCGATCTCGACATTCCCATCGGTCGCATCGCTCACCCCAGCCCCGCGAGTCCGGTTGCGAACAACGGCTGGCGGAAACGGATCGAAGGCGAGCTGAAGAAAATGGGAATCAAACTGCCAGGCTGA
- a CDS encoding kelch repeat-containing protein has protein sequence MAFDTGRRVTVLFGGFYFGENFSEPLLGDTWEWNGSTWSLRTTSGPPSRRYAAMAYDTARGVTVLFGGEKSSGSDLNDTWEWDGNSWSIRTIVQPPARRHHAVAYDSARGIIELFGGNSVFGSFTDTWEYGIPCNLCGDLDNDADVDADDFSRFLLTFGLEGGQFGYRACADSDADAAITLVDYQDWLACYRDFVGNPAAPAPQPSDLGDLNADRLLDARDIQPFIDTLLAPSAAGLRARLVADLDASGQLDAADIEPLATRLLQGE, from the coding sequence ATGGCTTTTGACACCGGGCGGCGGGTTACAGTGCTTTTTGGCGGTTTCTACTTTGGGGAGAATTTCTCCGAACCCTTGCTGGGCGATACGTGGGAATGGAATGGAAGCACTTGGAGTCTGCGCACGACGAGCGGACCCCCATCACGACGCTACGCTGCAATGGCCTACGATACTGCGCGTGGGGTTACGGTGTTGTTTGGCGGTGAAAAGTCAAGCGGTAGCGATCTCAACGATACGTGGGAGTGGGACGGTAACAGTTGGTCGATTCGAACCATTGTTCAACCTCCGGCCCGGCGTCACCATGCGGTAGCGTACGATTCCGCGCGAGGGATTATCGAACTTTTTGGAGGAAACTCCGTATTCGGAAGTTTCACGGATACATGGGAATACGGGATTCCATGCAATCTCTGCGGCGACCTTGACAACGACGCCGACGTCGACGCCGACGACTTCTCGAGATTCCTCCTCACCTTCGGGCTCGAAGGCGGCCAATTCGGCTACCGCGCCTGCGCCGACTCCGACGCCGACGCGGCGATCACACTCGTCGACTACCAGGACTGGCTCGCCTGCTACCGTGACTTCGTCGGCAACCCCGCCGCCCCTGCCCCCCAACCCTCCGACCTCGGCGACCTAAACGCCGATCGTCTCCTCGACGCCCGCGACATCCAGCCCTTCATCGATACCCTGCTCGCCCCCTCCGCCGCAGGCCTCCGCGCCAGACTCGTCGCCGACCTCGACGCCTCCGGCCAGCTCGACGCCGCCGACATCGAACCCCTCGCCACCCGCCTGCTTCAAGGCGAGTGA
- a CDS encoding FtsX-like permease family protein, giving the protein MRHWYQLATRNWRTRPGRSALAALSVTLGVAVVVWVTCCYESVRQGITRVVLEWIGSAHIIIEPVEGVWAVFDESLESEIAKSPGVVHTTTRTREYVDAASGTEVLTQRRRDAEEQSTLRPSAPLRDKFHLIEMTGVVPEKEKIFRTYRMSAGRFIEPGDQDAIVVESLLADELKLKVGDDMLIRSLKSPEQVRTFKIVGILDRRRASVNQAPMTWAKLADVQSVVALPGRVKGIDIILADSSVANIQKTAATIRELIDRRNQQRVAADHEAEGLQVKTTETQHQKLGAAQGLLQFIMLLLSCVVLLTAFFIILASMNMGVVERIAELGLLRCVGVTRRQLGGLILLQTFPLGLIGTLFGLPLGIALLWLTVTSVPDYLGEMTISRWGMALATIGGIGTTLLGAAIPAASALSVSPVQAARSEPSQHLSRWIWLSTATGLVFIAAHELLKRYISTSGTSSFDAAGVTLVLLLYGGCALLAPGVVVLLGRAAVLIAALVLRLAPQLLGEEIDKAPFRCAAVCSGLMVGLSLIVGLVVWAESVKEGWQFPKEFPDALLYSYAALPLDEVDALRHTPGVGQFTVADDFAFSLTKPSKLGIFRTLSMLEQSSRFLAIDPDEGLGIIKLAFLEGNQADAVAKLKQGHHVLVTREFANARKVHLGDSFDIWVDEKSARFTIAGVIGSPGVDIAISFFNASDYFQFYAVGAIVGARADAERLFGRRYGKLMLFNFDLPATDASRIVSTADQAIARRPGAKPGERRSLALGPGPVPEAGPEERIVNTMLKKLDYPPKAFVTARELKQQIDRNINRVTLLLSAAPFVALLISALGLANLMAANVASRSKQIAVLRAIGVTRNQVSRMVLGEALVVGLLGSGLGLTLGLMLARTSNFMTRLLSGFEPAFTIPWGLVTAGAGLATLMCILAALIPAARASRANIVAVLSSL; this is encoded by the coding sequence ATGCGACACTGGTATCAACTCGCTACGCGGAACTGGCGGACTAGGCCGGGCCGCTCCGCGCTCGCCGCCCTCTCCGTCACGCTCGGCGTCGCCGTCGTCGTCTGGGTCACCTGCTGTTACGAATCCGTCCGCCAGGGCATCACCCGCGTTGTGCTCGAGTGGATCGGCTCCGCGCATATCATCATCGAGCCCGTCGAGGGCGTCTGGGCCGTCTTCGACGAAAGCCTGGAATCCGAGATTGCCAAATCTCCGGGTGTCGTCCACACGACGACGCGCACCCGCGAGTACGTCGACGCCGCCTCCGGCACAGAAGTTCTCACGCAGAGGCGCAGAGACGCTGAGGAACAATCAACCCTCCGTCCCTCTGCACCTCTGCGTGACAAGTTCCACCTCATCGAAATGACCGGCGTGGTCCCGGAGAAAGAAAAGATCTTCCGCACCTATCGAATGTCGGCCGGTCGCTTCATCGAGCCCGGCGACCAGGACGCTATTGTCGTTGAGTCGCTGTTGGCCGACGAATTGAAATTGAAAGTCGGCGATGACATGCTGATCCGCTCGCTCAAGTCGCCGGAGCAGGTTCGCACATTCAAAATTGTCGGCATCCTCGATCGCCGCCGCGCCAGCGTGAACCAGGCGCCGATGACCTGGGCCAAATTGGCCGACGTCCAGTCCGTCGTAGCTCTGCCCGGCCGCGTCAAGGGCATCGATATCATCCTCGCCGATTCGAGTGTGGCGAACATCCAAAAGACCGCCGCGACGATCCGCGAACTCATCGACCGGCGAAACCAACAGCGCGTCGCCGCCGATCACGAGGCCGAGGGACTGCAAGTCAAGACGACCGAGACGCAGCATCAAAAACTCGGCGCCGCCCAGGGCCTGCTCCAGTTCATCATGCTCCTGCTCTCCTGCGTCGTCCTCCTCACGGCCTTCTTCATCATCCTCGCCTCCATGAACATGGGCGTCGTCGAGCGCATCGCCGAACTCGGGCTCCTCCGCTGCGTCGGCGTCACCCGCCGGCAACTGGGAGGTCTCATCCTCCTCCAGACCTTTCCCCTCGGGCTCATCGGCACGCTCTTCGGCCTGCCCCTCGGCATTGCCCTGCTTTGGCTCACGGTCACCAGCGTCCCCGATTACCTCGGCGAAATGACCATCAGCCGCTGGGGCATGGCCCTCGCGACGATCGGCGGTATCGGCACCACGCTCCTCGGCGCGGCTATCCCTGCCGCCAGCGCACTCTCCGTCTCGCCCGTGCAGGCCGCTCGCTCCGAGCCGAGTCAGCATCTATCACGCTGGATCTGGCTTTCCACCGCGACCGGTCTCGTCTTCATCGCCGCACACGAATTGCTTAAGCGCTATATCAGTACTTCCGGCACTTCCTCGTTTGACGCCGCCGGCGTCACTCTCGTCTTACTGCTCTACGGCGGCTGCGCCCTGCTCGCACCCGGTGTGGTCGTCCTCCTCGGCCGCGCCGCCGTCCTCATCGCCGCCCTCGTCCTCCGCCTCGCCCCGCAACTGCTCGGCGAGGAAATCGACAAAGCCCCCTTCCGCTGCGCCGCCGTCTGTTCCGGTCTCATGGTCGGTCTCTCCCTCATCGTCGGCCTCGTCGTCTGGGCCGAGTCCGTCAAGGAAGGCTGGCAGTTCCCCAAGGAATTCCCCGACGCCTTGCTTTACAGTTACGCCGCACTTCCCCTCGACGAAGTCGATGCGCTCCGCCACACCCCCGGCGTCGGTCAGTTCACCGTCGCCGACGACTTCGCCTTTTCACTGACCAAGCCCAGCAAGCTCGGCATCTTTCGCACCCTCTCCATGCTCGAGCAATCCTCTCGGTTCCTCGCCATCGACCCCGATGAGGGACTGGGCATCATCAAGCTCGCCTTCCTCGAAGGGAATCAGGCCGACGCCGTGGCCAAACTCAAGCAGGGCCATCACGTCCTCGTCACCCGCGAGTTCGCCAACGCCCGCAAAGTCCATCTCGGCGACAGCTTCGACATCTGGGTCGACGAAAAGAGCGCCCGTTTCACGATCGCCGGTGTCATCGGCTCGCCCGGTGTCGACATCGCCATCAGCTTTTTCAACGCCTCCGACTACTTCCAGTTTTACGCGGTCGGCGCGATCGTCGGCGCCCGCGCCGACGCCGAGCGCCTTTTCGGCCGCCGATACGGAAAACTCATGCTCTTCAACTTCGACCTCCCCGCGACCGACGCCTCGCGGATCGTCAGCACCGCCGATCAGGCCATCGCCCGCCGCCCCGGCGCCAAACCCGGCGAGCGCCGCTCCCTCGCCCTCGGCCCCGGCCCGGTCCCGGAAGCCGGTCCCGAAGAGCGGATCGTGAACACGATGCTAAAGAAGCTCGACTACCCCCCCAAGGCATTCGTGACGGCCCGCGAACTCAAGCAGCAGATCGACCGCAACATCAATCGCGTCACGCTGCTGCTCTCCGCCGCGCCATTCGTCGCGCTGCTCATCAGCGCGCTGGGCCTGGCGAACCTGATGGCCGCCAACGTCGCCAGCCGCTCCAAACAGATCGCCGTCCTCCGCGCCATCGGCGTCACCCGCAACCAGGTCTCGCGCATGGTCCTCGGCGAGGCCCTCGTCGTCGGCCTGCTCGGCAGCGGCCTCGGATTGACGCTGGGCCTGATGCTTGCGCGAACCAGCAACTTCATGACGCGGCTGCTCTCCGGCTTCGAGCCCGCCTTCACGATCCCCTGGGGCCTCGTCACGGCCGGCGCCGGTCTGGCCACGCTCATGTGCATCCTCGCCGCCCTCATCCCCGCGGCCCGCGCCAGCCGCGCCAACATCGTCGCGGTGCTTTCAAGCCTGTAA
- a CDS encoding metallophosphoesterase, which translates to MRILATSDLHYNIARSQGPTRELAKEVCRRGGDCLLFVGDSASTDLAMLEEVFGLFESFRGPRLAVAGNHELWTTGGVDSLARYERDLAEACRKSGVHYLDAEPYQDNGVAIVGNVGWYDFSFRRSGMEIPLRFYQHKVAPGAAAYYEKHRHLLEEDGDVSERARQVTTRWMDGERVRLPIGDVDFTRHLADRLRRDLEKVSATAERVVVAVHHLPFAELVPPTIVPNWAFAAGFLGSELLGETILEFPKVSHVLCGHSHRRRTCRKGGFVCTSIGSTYREKQYEVVDVT; encoded by the coding sequence ATGCGAATCCTCGCGACCAGCGATCTTCACTACAACATTGCCCGGAGCCAGGGTCCGACGCGGGAGCTGGCGAAGGAGGTCTGCCGGCGCGGGGGCGATTGTCTGTTGTTCGTGGGCGATTCGGCATCGACCGACCTGGCGATGCTGGAGGAGGTCTTCGGGCTTTTCGAATCTTTCCGCGGTCCACGGCTGGCGGTGGCGGGTAATCATGAGTTATGGACGACGGGCGGGGTGGATTCGCTGGCGCGGTATGAGCGGGATCTGGCGGAGGCCTGTCGAAAGAGCGGCGTACACTATCTGGACGCGGAGCCCTACCAGGACAACGGCGTTGCCATCGTCGGCAACGTGGGATGGTACGATTTCTCGTTTCGGCGGTCGGGGATGGAAATCCCCTTGCGGTTTTACCAACACAAGGTGGCGCCGGGGGCGGCCGCGTACTATGAAAAGCACCGACATTTACTGGAGGAGGACGGCGACGTGTCGGAGCGGGCCCGACAAGTGACGACGCGGTGGATGGACGGTGAGCGGGTGCGGCTGCCGATAGGGGACGTGGATTTCACGCGGCATTTGGCCGATCGGCTCCGCCGCGATCTCGAAAAAGTCAGCGCGACGGCGGAACGCGTCGTCGTGGCGGTGCATCACCTGCCCTTTGCGGAATTGGTGCCGCCGACGATCGTGCCGAACTGGGCCTTTGCGGCGGGCTTTCTGGGGAGCGAACTATTGGGCGAGACGATCCTAGAATTCCCCAAGGTCAGCCATGTGCTTTGCGGCCACTCGCATCGGCGGCGGACCTGCCGGAAGGGGGGTTTCGTCTGTACGAGCATTGGTTCGACCTACCGGGAGAAACAATATGAGGTGGTCGACGTTACCTGA
- a CDS encoding DUF3368 domain-containing protein, with product MIVVSDTGPLNYLVILGHFETLPRLYGEVVIPQAVAEELSRASSPEAVQVLIRSRPSWLKIEKPPRRDPVLADLGDGEQEAIMLAQSLNADLLLCDDKDAREAALRRSVRVTGTIGVLKEAANKGLLDLADALSRLRRTNFRISKTVIQRILEDHWKTT from the coding sequence ATGATCGTCGTCTCCGACACCGGACCGCTGAACTATCTTGTCATCCTTGGTCATTTCGAAACGCTGCCCAGGCTCTACGGCGAGGTGGTCATCCCCCAGGCCGTTGCGGAGGAGTTGTCCCGAGCTTCGAGCCCGGAAGCGGTTCAGGTGTTGATCCGATCGCGGCCGTCCTGGCTTAAGATTGAAAAGCCGCCGCGACGAGATCCGGTCCTGGCGGATCTGGGAGATGGCGAGCAGGAAGCAATCATGCTCGCCCAGTCGCTCAACGCCGACCTGCTGCTCTGCGATGACAAGGATGCTCGCGAAGCCGCGCTGCGGCGGAGCGTGCGCGTGACCGGTACGATCGGCGTACTGAAGGAGGCTGCGAATAAGGGCTTGCTCGACCTTGCCGATGCCTTGTCGAGACTTCGCCGGACAAACTTTCGAATCTCCAAGACGGTCATTCAACGCATTCTCGAGGACCATTGGAAAACGACGTAA
- a CDS encoding DnaJ domain-containing protein, with protein sequence MSYLKCYQVLGLSPGATLRQVHRSYKRLVLLHHPDRTAGDAASLAAFCEATEAYAMLKRAFALREVSKFAGPCPKCERIKELFRGLDGRKYCADCLLTKGRKYLPLPTYEQMRCIGVIGLQSLAVYCTVVSAVLESWQHAAFGMGFVFLALGWLAFDLYRADVIER encoded by the coding sequence TTGAGCTATCTGAAGTGCTATCAAGTTCTCGGCCTTTCGCCGGGGGCGACGCTTCGTCAGGTGCATCGGTCGTACAAGCGGCTGGTGCTCTTGCATCATCCTGATCGGACGGCGGGCGATGCGGCCAGCCTCGCTGCTTTTTGCGAGGCGACGGAGGCGTACGCGATGCTGAAGCGAGCCTTCGCGTTGCGGGAGGTCTCCAAGTTCGCCGGGCCATGCCCCAAGTGTGAGCGGATCAAGGAGCTGTTTCGCGGGCTGGATGGGCGGAAGTACTGCGCGGACTGCCTGCTGACCAAAGGCCGGAAGTACCTGCCGCTGCCTACCTATGAACAGATGCGCTGTATCGGCGTGATCGGCCTGCAGTCGCTGGCGGTCTATTGCACAGTGGTCTCGGCTGTACTGGAGAGTTGGCAACATGCCGCCTTCGGGATGGGGTTCGTTTTCCTGGCGCTGGGCTGGTTGGCGTTCGATCTATACCGGGCCGACGTCATCGAACGGTAG
- a CDS encoding DUF6263 family protein → MTTWKTALPLIGISCWMSGIAAADESVMLRPKFKQGDSIYIELDQQIARDQSGRGIPGGSMTIHTRRTYGFIQEVKAVSASKTYLNLTFDRVSQKFDAGPMADFYFDSDAPAHEDTDEQVAEAMSPMLGMTLQLEFDKDFHVTTASGMIPLREKVGKALGQNMLLRQILWQELDDARAKVMYGESRFALYPNKEVKVGDEWTRTFTDQHPQIGVALHTYHCKLDRISEEGGRKVAIITFEGTVANKPSAAGASDETDPMKVDGQSTGTGTFDIDQGLIVKTSLEGKTKLRTLDEEGKESKSGMNIDMEIKTTWTVMPVAEREKIKAENAKVTEAAQKAAAEKKAARKKAGEERRAKAKAEPKEDEADSDDESDDDADADE, encoded by the coding sequence ATGACCACCTGGAAAACGGCACTTCCCCTCATCGGCATTAGTTGCTGGATGAGCGGGATCGCTGCGGCGGACGAGTCCGTGATGTTGCGGCCGAAGTTCAAGCAAGGGGATTCAATATACATTGAATTGGATCAGCAGATTGCCCGGGACCAGTCGGGTCGGGGGATACCCGGCGGGTCGATGACCATCCACACGCGCCGTACTTATGGGTTTATTCAGGAGGTCAAGGCAGTCAGCGCCTCGAAGACTTATCTGAACCTCACGTTCGATCGGGTCTCGCAGAAATTCGACGCCGGGCCGATGGCGGATTTTTATTTCGATTCCGATGCACCGGCGCACGAGGACACGGACGAGCAGGTGGCGGAGGCGATGTCGCCGATGCTGGGCATGACGCTCCAGTTGGAATTCGACAAGGATTTTCACGTCACCACGGCGTCGGGCATGATTCCGCTGCGCGAAAAGGTCGGCAAGGCCCTGGGACAGAACATGCTGCTGCGACAGATTCTGTGGCAGGAGTTGGACGACGCGCGGGCGAAAGTGATGTACGGCGAATCGCGTTTCGCCCTTTATCCCAACAAGGAAGTCAAGGTGGGAGACGAATGGACCCGGACGTTTACGGACCAGCATCCGCAAATCGGGGTGGCGCTTCATACGTATCACTGCAAACTGGACCGGATCAGCGAGGAGGGCGGGAGAAAGGTCGCGATCATCACGTTCGAGGGAACGGTCGCCAATAAGCCGTCCGCCGCCGGCGCGTCCGATGAGACCGACCCCATGAAGGTCGACGGCCAATCCACGGGGACGGGGACATTTGATATCGATCAAGGCCTCATTGTGAAGACCAGCCTGGAAGGAAAAACCAAGCTCCGCACCCTGGATGAGGAGGGTAAGGAGTCGAAGAGCGGTATGAACATCGATATGGAGATCAAGACGACCTGGACGGTGATGCCAGTGGCCGAGCGGGAGAAGATCAAGGCGGAGAACGCGAAAGTCACCGAGGCGGCCCAAAAGGCCGCGGCCGAAAAGAAGGCGGCGCGAAAAAAGGCGGGCGAGGAAAGACGCGCCAAGGCGAAGGCCGAACCCAAAGAGGATGAGGCGGATTCGGATGACGAATCGGATGACGATGCCGATGCCGATGAATGA
- a CDS encoding ABC transporter ATP-binding protein has product MPTATLIDDLHKTYHLGDETIHALNGVSLCVEPGQFVAIMGASGSGKTTLMHLIGGLDKPDSGRVTIDGREMTALSDDERTLFRRRRLGIIFQSYNLLPTLTALENVMLPLLVDGRPHGEAQRRADELIATVKLQHRTRHRPALMSGGEQQRVAIARALMNNPALILADEPTGNLDPTSSLQIWRLLRELTQSAGASVLMVTHEANAAAHADLVYVLKQGRFAGIIESKGCADATLVSTRYAELAD; this is encoded by the coding sequence ATGCCCACCGCTACTCTCATCGATGACCTGCACAAGACCTATCACCTCGGCGACGAGACCATCCACGCCCTCAACGGCGTCAGCCTCTGCGTCGAGCCCGGTCAGTTCGTCGCCATCATGGGGGCCAGCGGTTCCGGCAAAACCACGCTCATGCACCTCATCGGCGGCCTCGACAAACCCGACAGCGGCCGCGTCACCATCGACGGCCGCGAAATGACCGCCCTCTCCGACGACGAGCGCACGCTCTTCCGCCGCCGCCGCCTCGGCATCATCTTCCAATCGTACAACCTCCTGCCCACGCTGACGGCCCTCGAAAACGTCATGCTCCCGCTCCTCGTCGACGGTCGCCCGCACGGCGAGGCCCAGCGCCGCGCCGACGAGCTTATCGCCACCGTCAAGCTGCAACATCGCACGCGGCATCGTCCCGCTTTGATGTCCGGCGGCGAGCAGCAGCGCGTCGCCATCGCCCGCGCGCTAATGAACAATCCCGCCCTGATCCTCGCCGACGAACCGACCGGCAACCTCGACCCAACATCCTCCCTGCAAATCTGGCGGCTGCTTCGCGAACTGACGCAAAGCGCGGGCGCCAGCGTCCTCATGGTTACGCACGAAGCCAACGCCGCCGCCCACGCCGACCTCGTCTACGTCCTCAAGCAAGGCCGGTTTGCCGGCATCATCGAATCCAAGGGATGCGCCGATGCGACACTGGTATCAACTCGCTACGCGGAACTGGCGGACTAG
- a CDS encoding UPF0175 family protein, translating into MAISFQLEGELEEQLRRDLGDLGQAAREALLIEAYRKGKLSVGRLARTLGMGVIEADQWLADRGVPLNYTFEDFQADVRSLEELRGPTSR; encoded by the coding sequence ATGGCGATCTCATTTCAACTGGAAGGCGAACTCGAAGAGCAATTGCGACGTGACCTGGGTGATCTCGGCCAGGCAGCCAGAGAGGCTCTTCTCATCGAAGCCTATCGCAAGGGCAAGCTCAGCGTCGGGCGACTGGCGCGGACGCTGGGCATGGGCGTTATTGAAGCGGATCAGTGGCTCGCCGATCGCGGCGTGCCGCTCAACTACACCTTCGAGGACTTCCAGGCGGACGTGCGATCACTGGAGGAGCTTCGGGGCCCAACATCGCGATGA
- a CDS encoding PQQ-binding-like beta-propeller repeat protein, whose protein sequence is MYIAENTLGRRLSIACGLVAAVTALAGAPTPAAAQWKQWGGPHQDFKADCKGLADEWPDEGPKKLWSQKLGQGYSAIVVDDDRLFTMYREDDQEVVLCLDAKTGKKIWDFKYIAPIKEGHAAEFGTGPRATPLVFDKRVYTIGVSGQMHCLSRKTGKKVWSHDLWEEFDGTVLNHGYSSSPFGYKNLVIAMVGGKGHSIVAFDKKTGKPAWKRHDFVNSYSTPKLINVDGEDQVLCFMATELVAIDPVKGALKWSFPHQNRWKQNVTLPIWDDKEHLLFITSSPEAGSKGLKLTKNGKKTEVSEVWANKRVGVHHSNAIQIGDTIYTSAAQRGPGLFYAVDVKTGEVKWKERGFAKANCIYADGKLIVLDEDGNLGLVDPSPEKFKIIAQVPLLSKVSWTVPTLAGTTLYVRDQNELIALDLSDGGSES, encoded by the coding sequence ATGTACATTGCAGAAAACACGCTCGGTCGGAGATTGTCCATCGCGTGCGGATTGGTCGCTGCCGTTACAGCGCTCGCCGGCGCACCCACGCCTGCGGCCGCACAATGGAAGCAATGGGGCGGCCCGCACCAGGACTTCAAGGCGGATTGCAAAGGGCTGGCGGATGAATGGCCGGATGAAGGTCCGAAGAAGCTGTGGTCGCAGAAGCTCGGCCAGGGCTACTCGGCGATCGTCGTGGACGACGACCGGCTGTTCACCATGTATCGCGAGGATGACCAGGAGGTCGTTCTTTGTCTGGACGCTAAGACCGGAAAAAAGATCTGGGATTTCAAATACATTGCGCCCATTAAAGAAGGCCATGCCGCCGAATTCGGCACCGGTCCGCGGGCCACGCCGCTCGTCTTCGACAAGCGCGTCTATACGATCGGCGTCTCCGGACAGATGCACTGCCTCAGCCGCAAGACCGGCAAGAAGGTCTGGTCGCACGATCTCTGGGAGGAGTTTGACGGGACCGTCCTCAACCACGGCTACTCGTCCAGCCCCTTCGGTTACAAGAATCTCGTGATCGCGATGGTCGGCGGCAAAGGCCACAGCATCGTCGCCTTCGACAAGAAGACCGGCAAGCCGGCCTGGAAGCGGCACGATTTCGTCAACAGCTACTCGACGCCCAAGCTCATCAATGTCGACGGTGAGGATCAGGTCCTTTGCTTCATGGCGACGGAGCTGGTGGCGATCGACCCGGTCAAGGGCGCGCTGAAGTGGAGCTTCCCGCACCAGAACCGCTGGAAGCAGAATGTCACGCTACCCATCTGGGACGACAAGGAACATCTGCTGTTCATCACGTCCTCGCCGGAAGCCGGGAGCAAAGGGCTGAAGCTGACCAAGAACGGCAAGAAGACGGAAGTGTCAGAGGTGTGGGCCAACAAACGTGTCGGTGTGCATCACTCGAACGCGATCCAGATCGGCGACACGATTTATACCTCCGCCGCCCAGCGCGGGCCGGGGCTCTTTTACGCCGTCGATGTCAAGACGGGCGAGGTGAAATGGAAAGAGCGCGGTTTCGCCAAGGCCAACTGCATTTACGCCGACGGCAAGCTGATCGTCCTCGACGAGGACGGCAATCTCGGCCTGGTCGATCCGTCTCCGGAGAAGTTCAAGATCATCGCCCAGGTGCCGCTGCTCTCGAAGGTTTCGTGGACGGTCCCGACGCTGGCCGGCACGACGCTGTACGTCCGTGATCAGAACGAGTTGATCGCGCTCGACCTGAGTGACGGCGGCTCGGAGTCTTAG